DNA from candidate division WOR-3 bacterium:
TATGGTTCAGGCTTACGCATATCAGAGTTGCTCAATCTTAAGATAAGCGACATTATGCTCAAAGAAGAATTATTAAGCATCATTGGTAAAGGGAATAAACAGCGGTTTGTACCTTTCGGAAAAAAGGCACTCCGGGCAATCCAGGAATACCTTCAGCAGGGACGACCCGCATTGATGAAAAAAAAGAAAAACCCGTATCTTATTTTAAATGCCCGGGGTAATAATCTCTCCAGGATGGGTTTTTTAAAAATCCTGCGTAAATATCTTATTAAATCCGGCATAAGAAAAAAAGTCACGCCCCATACCTTCCGGCATTCCTTTGCGACCCATTTGCTCCAGGCGGGTGCGGATTTGCGAGCGGTTCAGGAGTTATTGGGACATTCGGATATCTCCACGACCCAGATATATACCCATATTGACCGCGAATATCTGAAACAGGTGCACCGGGACCATCATCCACGGGAGAGAGAACTATGAATTTTTCATACCATATAAAAGTGATAATTTTAATTGCCGGAATAGTTATTTTCACCTTTGTTTCTCTTTCGCCCTGTCTTAAAAATGGCTATTGCAACTGGGATGATTATCATTTGATTACTGCTAATCATTCAATAAAAGAACTTTCGTGGAAAAACATCAAAGAGATATTTTCTTCGGGCTATGTCGGAACTTATATCCCGCTCACGGTTTTATCTTTTGCACTTGAGAATAAATTCTTTAAACTCAACCCTTTTGTTACTCATTTGATAAACCTGATTTTACATCTATTAAATGTAATTCTTGTCTTCGGTTTGCTCTATCTATTGACCGATAATCTATTGATTTCAGCAATTGTCAGTTTGCTCTTTGGTATCCATCCCTTACATGTGGAATCGGTTGCCTGGGCAACTGAGAGAAAGGATATGCTTTATTCATTTTTCTTTTTGAGTAGTTTGACTTTTTATCATTTTTACCGGCAAAAAGCGAAAAAAATATATTATTTCTTTT
Protein-coding regions in this window:
- the xerD gene encoding site-specific tyrosine recombinase XerD — translated: MSDELLLNDFENFLISQGSELNTIQSYLRDIKQLGLFLKTQNKDLISVKTEDLRNFIHSLFDMGLSPVSINRKISAMRSYYTFLYSNNRIDKNPAEDLEVLKVGRKLPLTLSIEEVNAIIDSADEKTPAGLRDRVCLELLYGSGLRISELLNLKISDIMLKEELLSIIGKGNKQRFVPFGKKALRAIQEYLQQGRPALMKKKKNPYLILNARGNNLSRMGFLKILRKYLIKSGIRKKVTPHTFRHSFATHLLQAGADLRAVQELLGHSDISTTQIYTHIDREYLKQVHRDHHPREREL